In Anaeromusa acidaminophila DSM 3853, the DNA window TTGAACTGACCCCCAAAAGTTAGACCTTAAAAATCTAACTTTTGGGGGTCGGTTTTTTTTGGCAAAATATAGTTTTGAATTTAAATTAAAAGTAGTTCAAGAGTATCTTAACGGCAAAGGTGGATATGTATTTTTAAGCAAAAAGTATAATATTCCTGCAATAAAAGATATCCAGAAATGGGTTGCAATATACAACAGATTGGGTGA includes these proteins:
- a CDS encoding helix-turn-helix domain-containing protein, translated to MAKYSFEFKLKVVQEYLNGKGGYVFLSKKYNIPAIKDIQKWVAIYNRLGEDGLLRSRKNQTYSLDFKLHVVELYLTTEVSYQELALQLGMN